The DNA region CAGGGTCGCCGCTGCGAGCCAAAATATTGAAGATCGCAGGCACACCATACATCATCGTTACTTGGTATGCAGCAATCGCCTGCATCGTTTCTTTCGGCGCAAACGCATCAAGAATCGTGATCGAGGCACCATTATACAAAGGATTGATAACAGCACAAAGCCAACCGAATGCATGATACATCGGCAATACACAAAGAGCATTGTCAGCCTCTGTCGTGAATACAACGGCATCAAGCGCATCCGCATTCGAAATCAAGTTCTTATGCGTAAGAACTGCCCCCTTCGGATTGCCCGTTGTACCTGATGTATAGATAATAACACAATCGTGTTCCTCTTCAACCGATTCGCATACAGGCACTCTCTCATACTGACCGCAAGCAATCTCCTTCTCCACATCTGCGATCACAAGCTGATTTACATCCCAATCAACGCCCATCTGCGCAAGCGCTTCATCAAGATCAAGCGTATGCATCGTAACAAGCGTCTTGATCTCAGCGTCCTTCAGCACATAAGCGATCTCACGCGCACTCAGCTGGAAATTAAGCGGCACAACAACACCGCCCAAACTAACGATCGCCATATAGCTGTAAACAAATTCCTTCGAATTACGAGAAAACAATCCGACATTATCGCCTTCACGAACACCCTGCGCATAAAAATACGCACGATATCCTTCAACCTTCTCTTGCATCATTCCATACGTTACAGGACTATCACCATGAAAAACAACCTTATCCGCTTCACCACGAAAAACCAACTCATGTACCAGCATAAGAGCAAACCCCTTCTCTACTTATTTCTCATTCTTTTATTATTGCTATCAAACAAGAACATACTCATTCTATCATAAAATTATAGCATAAATATACTTCTGCGACAATCCTCTACATGATTCATCATAACAATATATTACAGCAATATCAGCCTTGCTTATTTCGATCATTCCTCTTTTTTATCTTCTATTTTAGAATATATTTTGACATATTCTTAATATTTATCTGTATTTTTATTATTTCACTATACATCTTTAAAATTTGCTTGACAAATCAGGTTTACAGTATTACAATCTCAATCGTTAGTATATTTCAACAGCATGAACAAATCTTGTTATTGTCTACTCAGCGCAACAATACATAAACAAAAAGATTTTTGCAGTTGGATCATACCGACAAGATATTATTTTTAGAAAAGAGGCATTATTTATGAATGGTTTAACGATCGTAGGATTCGCCATCGTCATCCTCCTCTGTGCATATCACGGATACGGAAGATGGTTGACGAAAACATGGGGAATCGACCCGAATGCCAAAACACCGGCATTCACTCATCGAGACGGGCAGGATTATGAACCGGCTTCCAAGCTGACCGTATTCGCCCATCAATTCTCATCGATCACAGGTGCAGGTCCTGTCACAGGCCCGATCATCGCAGCAATGTTTGGTTGGCTCCCCGCACTTTTGTGGATTCTAATCGGCGGTATTTTCTTCGGCGCAGTACAAGATTTCACAGCACTCTATGCATCAGTCAAAAACGAAGGGAAATCGATGGGGATGCTCATTGAGAAATATATTGGCAAAGTCGGAAGACGTCTGTTCCTCCTCTTTGCTT from Selenomonadales bacterium includes:
- a CDS encoding AMP-binding protein, with the protein product MLVHELVFRGEADKVVFHGDSPVTYGMMQEKVEGYRAYFYAQGVREGDNVGLFSRNSKEFVYSYMAIVSLGGVVVPLNFQLSAREIAYVLKDAEIKTLVTMHTLDLDEALAQMGVDWDVNQLVIADVEKEIACGQYERVPVCESVEEEHDCVIIYTSGTTGNPKGAVLTHKNLISNADALDAVVFTTEADNALCVLPMYHAFGWLCAVINPLYNGASITILDAFAPKETMQAIAAYQVTMMYGVPAIFNILARSGDPELLKTVRTYVSGGATLPETVAQKFYERFGVKLQEGYGLSEASPVVTVNPPEKIKIGSIGTPLPGIEVKVEATDGEYSGHGVGELLVKGPNVMRGYYHLPEATAQTLRGGWLHTGDVGYCDEEGYLFIVDRLKDMIITSGENVYPREIEELLYGYEGVLEAAVIGVDDRLRGQSVKAFIVAEADKTVDVKELKQYLTRNLALYKVPREIVVLDALPKNQTGKIMKRMLS